GTGCTggtttgaagacaaaaataattttgggtcAGCAGAAGGAAGTCAGAGTATTGCTCGCTCAAAAGGTGTTGTGTTCTTTAGTTTTGAACTTCATTGTGAGATTATAAAGCAGGAGCTATATGTTGTTGCCTCCTAATTTTTGGACACTTTACGTATCTCTTTCATAAGCTGAGCTTCCTACTACTTCCACGCACGGCCCTAGATTCTTCTAAGActgatgtttttttatttttcttgcagCTATGTCATCAGTTTTGGGGGTTCTTGCTATAACCGAAGGTatacatttttcctttcttcatttACACGATTGAGCATGTTTGTTGTGAACGTGTATAAACGAGATCATACCAAACAGTCTTTTGCTCTTTGTATATAGGTATAAATAACCTGATCACAATCATCTTAGCATCAGAAGTCTCAATTGTCGTGTTATTGCTAGGGCTTTCCATTCATTGTTGGAGTTGGACCTTATATTCGTGCACTCACGTTTCTTTTGTTCAGTAGATTAGATAAAACCTTTTACTAAGGGATGCACTTGAAGGGAGGTTGATGAAGCTGAGGTTTTACTATAGGAGGatgggcggggaagggatttggAGGTTTATGACGAGTAAGAAGGAGTTGGAGGGGATTAGGGCTCAGATGCTGGTGGCGTTGGGCGACTGCATTGATCCGGCTGGCGAGGTTGGAggctaaaaaaaattggacttgattagaaatttcatttgattatacctttttttgttgttttgactGTTACGCTTATTTTGTAAACTGttagttttttccttctaaATTTCATTTACTGAAATTTGTTAGAAAAGCCCTCTTTGAAGTTTATTAACAAGAAATAGAATATTTTTAGAGGAGTTAGAATTGTTGGAGGGGTGGTCAATATTATGGCACCACAGTTAATTTAGGTTGGGTTTCGAATTAATTGTTGAAGTTTATGCGTTGTTTCGGGTAGAAACTTTTGAAGGCCTTAATGGACACAAATCGGGTAGGACCTTTGGAGGCCTTAATGGACACAGATCCTTCATCGTATCAATTCCATGTTTGAgttgtgccttcaggcacgggcaatttCTAGTATATCTATATATAGGCCAAAGAGGTTAATACGCCAAATAAGTAGTAACATCTAACATATAAGTACATAAAAGTCCATGAATATGAATGAAAGGTTACAAATTTAGAGTAATAAGTTTGTAATAAAATCTCTCATAATGTATTCGTACTTCAAGCTGATATAGTGTATTTCTCTCTGAAGCGGGTATCTCGTCCAAACCACGTTAATCTTTGGTGTTTATGTTGTGTATGTGTGACCCACCATCCCCAACAAGTTCAACTATGGGATTCATAGAACCAAGCATCTTTATCACTTTCTCCATTTCCATATATCTCCCATAGACAAATAACTCTACAACTGAAAGGAGTAAAAGATTTTGGATAGACAAACAATAAACTGTGTGTGTAAAGCTGATCATTACATACCAACGGTCTTATTAAGCAACCAAAGAGTTAGAGTCAACTGAATTGCAAATACGGTATGGAGCCATGTCCTATCCAGCATAAATCCAAACACTGTTATCCCTGCCCTGTTGTTTGCGAAGTATGTcactgcaaaaaaattgaaagaaacacAATTGGTGGTTATGGAAATTAATATTGCAAAATTGCCTCAATATTTTGCACAAAACTAGAAACATTGATTTTTATCCTCCTAAGTTAACATTGAAGTTGGTTTAATgcaatttagacaaaaaaaagaaaaaagaatgatcGCTTGCATTTTGATAAAATTCCTAAATGATACAAACACTTACCAAGGGCTTGCCTCTTTTGGTAGGAGATTGTGTGCGCAAATattggcaccattttggtgttatCAAGGACATCATCTCCATCTGCTTCTTCATTATCAGATGCTGAATTGCCATTGACTGGGTACATTCGGGGTGAAGAAACCACATTGGCACTCGGAGAATCACCGTCCGACTCATTGAAGGACTCGATTGTCGCGCAGACATGCCACTTGGCAGCAAGGCACGTCACGGCCTGTGCTTTGTGTGTGATCTTCGTCGCGCTGCGCAGGCATATGAAGAGCCCCGTCACCAAGGTTATGGAGCACAACTgcaccaggaaaaaaaaaaaaaaaaccctagtgTCATTTTAACACCAAAGTAGACAAACAGAGCataaaaaatgccaaaaacagGACTGTTAGGGTCTAAAATTTTTGGTCTCGAGTATGATGTGTTACATGACATTATCTATGTATTTTGGTTGGTCTCTCATTCAGTGGCGGACCCAGAAATTTGACATAGCGGGGGCACCgatttttttaaaccataatATACGAGTTACATTTAAGCACATTtactccaaaataattttagcattcatgataaattaacaattttaaagtatatatgtattttaataattagctACTTGGGCAAACTTGCGCACCTTAACTAAATGCATTAAAACAAcattatcacatgttcatcatctatttttctattactaACTCAACTATTACAGTTTTGGAGACAAAAAGTATACAAATGCAATGTGGGGGTAGACTCGAATCCACgaataatataaaaaacaagGTACGCACTACTACTTTCTACTgcctttggaaaaaaaaaaacacacattttcAGTAACCttttgggaaaaaggcaaaaaaaacttGCAGGAGAGCATGGGGGTAGGCTCGAACGCAccacttagagcatctccaacccatgctctattccttcatttgagagtatggaattcctccaacccatcctctcaagcctcctctatttgagaggatgagattttgatcctccatatttagagaatgagagaaaatatggaggatctcctctaaaatcactttatgaataaatagaggatttgtggttggagtaaatatGAATAGtaatttcctctaaaatcactttatgaataaaataaaatattttgatactctcaaatagagtattggattggagatgctcttacatgcattcaacataaataatacatatatataaaatcgcaaaattttttttttttaaaagggcgtgggggcacgtgaccccacgtgcctTATAGTGGGTCCGCCCCTACTCTCATATCATGTCATTGGTTATTTTATCATAAGTATGTGcattggaaattgattttcacgctCTACTTTTGTATGTAGACGTTTCACTTTGTACATGATGTTACTAGTACCTCCACGTTAAAAGTAGTAGCCTGCGTATAAAAGTGGAGCCGCTAAAATCAACATCCTTGCGCATTTCTCAGGAAATAACTGATTCCTATTCCTTTTTGTTACTTACACTACAATTGATAATGTCAAGTCATTAGATGGAGAGAAAACGAGGGCTTACCGCGAGTTCTCCAGCAGTGTAGATATTAACAACATCATCAGACTTGGTCGTAACAACCAGGAACGCAAGCTGACTTATGGTAACCAAAACCAGAGCCAACAAAACGAAAACCCGAAACCGATGGCttatgatccttagatttcttCTGATGGCGAGGTGCTCGATCAAGATTGACCCCACGTCGGATTCTTTCTCGAAGACCTGAGCGAAGTCTTCGAGTCTGAGAATCTGGAGATAGCAAATAAGTCGGAAGAGGACGCACACGAGGATGAAGATTGATGTTCGGTATAGCCACGAAAAGAGCTGTAACGTGCATGATACGACGTCGCTCGCGTAGAGGTTGGCGAAGTAGGGCGTGTTTGTTCCTCCGGAGATGAACCACCAGATTTTGTAGACGCTATCGGCGAGGAAACAGGGGAGGACGAAAGCAGAGAGGAGCTTCAATGACAACTGCAACCACAAGAGAACATTTTATTTAGTTTGGGAAAGTTctgtaaacaaaaattaaactttaTTGTTTTAAGTTGTTGGTTAAGTATGTGTGTATTTAAGAG
The sequence above is a segment of the Rhododendron vialii isolate Sample 1 chromosome 13a, ASM3025357v1 genome. Coding sequences within it:
- the LOC131315222 gene encoding uncharacterized protein LOC131315222, which translates into the protein MEDQRHDYSRNNNNDRNKEALYPTPEGLELKSFKSFLTWVCLDQSNKWRAGLSASIFFVLAIGVPIVSHFVFSCSGCDAKHRRPYDGIVQLSLSFVASLSFYSLSSFAHTYGLRRFLFLDKLGDASEKVRQGYTQQLRLSLKLLSAFVLPCFLADSVYKIWWFISGGTNTPYFANLYASDVVSCTLQLFSWLYRTSIFILVCVLFRLICYLQILRLEDFAQVFEKESDVGSILIEHLAIRRNLRIISHRFRVFVLLALVLVTISQLAFLVVTTKSDDVVNIYTAGELALCSITLVTGLFICLRSATKITHKAQAVTCLAAKWHVCATIESFNESDGDSPSANVVSSPRMYPVNGNSASDNEEADGDDVLDNTKMVPIFAHTISYQKRQALVTYFANNRAGITVFGFMLDRTWLHTVFAIQLTLTLWLLNKTVGM